The Euphorbia lathyris chromosome 2, ddEupLath1.1, whole genome shotgun sequence genome includes a window with the following:
- the LOC136220268 gene encoding cytochrome b561 and DOMON domain-containing protein At3g61750, which yields MHLVAITLDMENYSNVLLLSSFFLLTLITITSSPAAAAEEEVVDNRSELCNTDMSSFLPPPYNNISNMACAPVWNTFILRYHKREGNLVTFILSGVYTAGWVGIGFSRDGMMVGSSAMVGWFTKEGHARIKQYFLQGRKSSQVIPDAGEIDLTKVPPAVALHGPMIHLAFQAKFETSLTRQPILLAFSTKNPNHRHLSIHEDKTTIIFDFSAGSASAEYVNPGEMKKNHGILGIFAWALLLPAGAIVARYLRHKDPLWYYLHAGIQFVGFLFALATVVLGQQLYAKINASIPAHRAIGIFVLTITILQILAFFLRPQKDAKIRRYWNWYHGWFGRIALFFGALNVVLGIQAGSAGIAWKLCYGLLIATIVITSIILETLSRMRTPETTPHPSFQMNSIS from the exons ATGCACCTTGTTGCCATAACTTTGGATATGGAAAATTATAGTAATGTGCTTCTTttatcatctttctttcttcttacaTTAATTACAATCACCTCCtctccagcagcagcagcagaagAAGAAGTTGTTGATAATAGATCAGAGCTATGTAATACTGATATGAGTAGCTTTCTTCCTCCTCCCTACAACAACATATCTAACATGGCCTGCGCACCTGTTTGGAATACTTTCATCTTAAGG TATCACAAGAGAGAAGGGAACTTGGTGACATTCATATTATCAGGTGTATACACAGCTGGATGGGTAGGAATAGGATTTTCAAGAGATGGAATGATGGTTGGATCAAGTGCCATGGTTGGTTGGTTTACAAAAGAAGGTCATGCTAGAATCAAACAGTACTTTTTACAAGGCAGAAAGTCTTCTCAGGTAATACCAGATGCTGGTGAAATTGATCTTACTAAAGTTCCACCTGCTGTTGCTCTTCATGGCCCTATGATTCATTTAGCATTTCAAGCCAAGTTTGAAACAAGTCTCACTCGTCAGCCAATTCTCTTAGCTTTTAGTACCAAAAATCCTAATCACCGCCACTTATCGATTCATGAGGATAAAACCACCATTATTTTCGATTTCTCTGCCG GTTCAGCTTCTGCTGAGTATGTAAATCCTGGGGAGATGAAGAAGAATCATGGGATATTGGGAATATTTGCATGGGCATTGCTACTTCCTGCTGGGGCAATAGTTGCTAGATACTTGAGGCATAAAGATCCACTTTGGTACTATCTACATGCTGGAATTCAGTTTGTGGGATTTCTGTTTGCCTTAGCAACTGTAGTCTTAGGACAGCAACTCTATGCTAAAATCAATGCTTCAATACCGGCACACCGAGCTATAGGGATTTTTGTTCTCACCATTACTATTCTTCAG ATATTGGCATTTTTCCTACGACCCCAGAAGGATGCCAAGATCCGTCGGTACTGGAACTGGTATCATGGTTGGTTTGGAAGGATTGCCCTCTTTTTTGGAGCTCTGAATGTGGTATTGGGAATTCAGGCTGGATCAGCAGGAATTGCATGGAAATTATGTTATGGCTTACTAATTGCTACAATTGTAATCACGTCTATTATCCTAGAAACTTTGTCTAGGATGAGGACACCAGAAACTActccacatccttccttccagATGAATTCAATTTCATAA
- the LOC136217560 gene encoding protein REDUCED CHLOROPLAST COVERAGE 1 has protein sequence MAPARNSRGKAKGDKKKKDEKVLPVVTDITVNLPDETRVVLKGISTDRIIDVRRLLSVNTETCYITNFSLSHEVRGPQLKDTVDVSALKPCVLTLSEEDYDEELAVAHVRRLLDIVACTTWFGPSANGQDKSKSDSGKNVPVTQDKTVKKNAIKSQATTTTAATAKQTASLKDAPIDAEGEMSHSCPKLGSFYEFFSLSHLTPPLQFIRKATKRQIEDIAEEDHLFSLDVKLCNGKLVQVEACRKGFYNFGKQRILYHDLVDLLRQLSRAFDNAYDDLMKAFSERNKFGNLPYGFRANTWLIPPFSAQSPSIFPSLPVEDEVWGGNGGGLGRDGKSDLIPWANEFMYVASMPCKTAEERQIRDRKAFLLHSLFVDIAIFRAIKAVQHVKENLDLTCSVGSGEILFTERVGDLSITVTKDASNASSKIDTKIDGIQATRVDKKNLLERNLLKGITADENTAAHDISTLGIVNVRFCGYIAVVKVEEREEKNVSPYQSIEIEQPEGGANALNINSLRLLLHKTTASGSSKPVNLQTSEREELIASEGFVETMLEESLAKLQQEQLEQDGFMRWELGACWIQHLQDQKNTEKDKKLPIEKGKKPSTEKEMKVEGLGTPLRSLKNNKKKMDDSNMKMQSENSRYPVGGVTGDVHDTTSASKESQLENTAKQNELALKQLVSDAAFARLRDSDTGLHRKSLQELIDMSQKYYSEVALPKLVADFGSLELSPVDGRTLTDFMHTRGLRMRSLGHVVKLSEKLSHVQSLCIHEMIVRAFKHILQAVIAAVANHDKMAVSIAAALNLMLGVPESGDSSKSCNVHSLVWRWLEVFLKKRYEWNFSSSNFRDVRKFAILRGLCHKVGIELVPRDFDMDSPQPFRKSDIVSLVPVHKQAACSSADGRQLLESSKTALDKGKLEDAVTYGTKALAKLVAVCGPYHRMTAGAYSLLAVVLYHTGDFNQATIYQQKALDINERELGLDHPDTMKSYGDLAVFYYRLQHTELALKYVKRALYLLHLTCGPSHPNTAATYINVAMMEEGLGNVHIALRYLHKALKCNQRLLGPDHIQTAASYHAIAIALSLMEAYPLSVQHEQTTLQILRAKLGPDDLRTQDAAAWLEYFESKAFEQQEAARNGTRKPDASIASKGHLSVSDLLDYINPSRDTKGRDFISVKRKSYITKIKEKIEPDANLLITDESPKEIPKEISDEETTIAPVPNQESSSTQAEFQQPSVEETAENKSATTNETLLETHGEGDDGWQPVQRPRSAGSYGRRLKQRRGIIGKVYQKKIVDNNMEYPPVKNAHQNNRYYLLKKRTLSHGSYVDHHAANPSHGTKFGRRVVKAVTYRVKSIPSANKPATAEDSQIAGKVLTTSSESTPISASNDVGLMKNLVISLGKCPSYKEVALAPPGTIAKFQVWSPQSDVPDNQDNQENGVEKHNVPDNQEANEATNISHVRISDSQDACGGKSNNSAEGSSDQVQNATDLVESKEVNSIDAKEDDTLGVTRDILGSESGILEVGEVMKNNILSDSTSDAMDSVPQNLSPEKDSPKEEGVSDSSLPQVEDLKDKPLVVNSGETHGLPNKKLSASAAPFNPSPAISRAAPAAVTIPLPSVPGMAPWPVNMALHGPPNVLPGVSPMSSPHHPYPSPPGTPNMMHALPFMYPPYSQSQAGPTSTFPVTSSAFHPNHFSWRCNVNHTVSEFIPGPMWPVCHGMEFSIPPPVTESIPDSNLEPKMQLERLDSTSPPPVLPVDIDNVEVKEEVHLLAPEKADNVNELAGVGSENAKENGHSTQCKFEFPGSDLSPNKSFKEDTSSINERKTDGDKTFSILIRGRRNRKQTLRMPISLLSRPYGSQSFKVIYNRVVRGSESPKPTGISSSEDYTASAT, from the exons ATGGCACCTGCAAGGAACAGTCGTGGAAAGGCGAAAGGagataagaagaagaaagacgaaaagg TTCTTCCTGTTGTTACTGATATCACAGTCAATCTCCCCGACGAAACTCGTGTCGTTTTAAAG GGGATATCCACTGATAGGATTATAGATGTTCGTCGGCTTTTATCGGTGAACACGGAAACTTGCTACATCACCAATTTTTCTTTGTCCCATGAG gtAAGGGGGCCACAGTTAAAGGACACTGTGGACGTTTCAGCTCTCAAGCCGTGTGTTCTCACGTTAAGCGAAG AGGATTACGATGAGGAGCTTGCCGTGGCGCATGTTAGACGGCTGCTGGACATCGTCGCCTGCACAACCTGGTTTGGTCCGTCGGCGAACGGGCAGGATAAGTCCAAGTCTGATTCTGGAAAAAATGTGCCTGTTACGCAGGATAAGACTGTTAAGAAAAACGCAATCAAGTCTCAAGCCACGACGACGACGGCTGCTACTGCTAAACAAACAGCGTCGTTAAAAGATGCGCCAATTGATGCAGAAGGAGAAATGAGCCACTCTTGTCCCAAGCTTGGAAGTTTTTACGAGTTCTTCTCACTCTCCCACCTGACTCCTCCTCTTCAAT TTATAAGGAAGGCAACCAAACGGCAGATTGAAGATATTGCAGAGGAGGATCATCTCTTCTCCTTGGAT GTGAAGCTCTGTAACGGGAAGCTGGTTCAAGTTGAAGCTTGCAGAAAGGGGTTCTATAATTTTGGGAAGCAGCGGATTCTGTATCACGATCTCGTTGACTTGCTGCGGCAACTCAGTAGAGCCTTTGATAAT GCTTATGATGATCTGATGAAAGCATTTTCAGAACGTAACAAG TTTGGGAATCTTCCATATGGCTTTAGAGCGAACACATGGCTTATTCCACCATTCTCGGCACAGTCACCTTCCATTTTCCCTTCTCTACCTGTTGAGGATGAAGTGTGGGGAGGAAATGGAGGTGGCCTTGGAAGAGACGGGAAAAGTGATTTAATACCCTGGGCTAACGAATTTATGTATGTTGCATCTATGCCCTGCAAGACAGCAGAGGAGAGGCAGATTCGAGATAGGAAAGCCTTCCTTCTTCACAGCTTATTTGTTGACATTGCCATTTTCAGAGCCATTAAGGCTGTGCAGCATGTTAAAGAAAATCTAGACTTAACGTGTTCAGTTGGAAGTGgtgaaattctttttacagaGAGAGTTGGGGACTTAAGCATCACAGTGACAAAAGACGCTTCCAATGCAAGCTCTAAGATAGACACTAAAATTGATGGAATTCAAGCAACTagagttgataaaaaaaatctgcTAGAGCGGAACCTACTGAAAGGAATTACTGCTGATGAGAATACAGCTGCACAT GACATTTCCACACTCGGTATTGTTAATGTGAGATTCTGTGGTTATATTGCTGTTGTAAAAGTCGAGGAAAGAGAGGAGAAGAATGTCAGTCCATATCAGAGTATTGAAATTGAGCAGCCAGAAGGCGGTGCCAATGCCCTTAACATTAACAG TTTGAGACTACTTCTTCACAAGACAACAGCTTCAGGAAGCAGTAAACCAGTTaatttgcaaacttcagagcgAGAAGAGCTCATTGCTTCTGAAGGTTTTGTGGAGACAATGCTGGAAGAAAGTCTTGCCAAGCTTCAGCAAGAGCAATTGGAGCAGGATGGTTTTATGAGATGGGAACTTGGAGCCTGCTGGATTCAACATTTGCAGGACCAGAAAAATACAGAAAAAGATAAGAAGCTGCCAATTGAGAAGGGCAAGAAGCCCTCcacagaaaaagaaatgaagGTTGAGGGACTTGGCACCCCCCTTAGGTCCCTTAAGAACAACAAGAAAAAAATGGATGACAGCAATATGAAAATGCAGTCTGAGAACTCAAGATATCCTGTTGGTGGTGTAACTGGGGATGTTCATGATACTACTTCAGCTTCTAAAGAATCTCAGCTTGAAAACACTGCCAAACAGAACGAGCTTGCACTAAAGCAGTTGGTATCTGATGCAGCCTTCGCTCGGTTAAGAGACTCAGATACCGGACTTCATCGCAAG TCTCTGCAAGAGCTAATTGACATGTCTCAAAAATATTATAGTGAAGTTGCTCTTCCAAAACTG GTAGCAGATTTTGGGTCTCTGGAGCTATCACCAGTGGATGGACGGACTCTTACTGATTTTATGCACACTAGAGGTCTTCGGATGCGCTCGTTAGGGCACGTT GTAAAGCTTTCTGAAAAGTTGTCACATGTACAGTCGCTCTGCATTCATGAGATGATTGTACGAGCTTTTAAGCATATCCTTCAGGCTGTGATTGCAGCTGTTGCTAACCATGATAAGATGGCTGTATCTATTGCTGCTGCATTAAATCTGATGCTTGGAGTTCCTGAAAGTGGAGATTCAAGCAAGTCTTGTAATGTCCATTCTCTTGTATGGAGATGGCTGGAGGTGTTTTTGAAGAAGCGGTATGAATGGAATTTTAGCAGCTCAAACTTCAGAGATGTGAGGAAATTTGCAATCCTTCGTGGATTGTGTCACAAG GTGGGTATTGAATTGGTTCCGAGGGATTTTGATATGGATTCTCCACAGCCATTCAGGAAATCAGATATTGTCAGCCTTGTTCCGGTGCATAAG CAAGCAGCTTGTTCCTCTGCTGATGGAAGGCAACTACTGGAGTCATCAAAGACAGCCTTAGACAAGGGAAAACTTGAGGATGCAGTTACCTATGGGACAAAG GCTCTGGCAAAGCTGGTGGCAGTTTGTGGTCCTTACCATAGAATGACTGCAGGAGCTTACAGCCTTCTTGCTGTTGTTTTGTATCACACTGGAGATTTCAATCAG GCTACTATATATCAGCAGAAAGCCTTGGATATCAATGAGAGGGAGTTAGGACTTGACCATCCCGATACAATGAAAAGCTATGGGGATCTTGCCGTGTTCTATTACAGACTTCAACATACAGAGTTGGCTCTCAA GTATGTAAAGCGTGCTTTATATCTTCTACATCTCACGTGTGGTCCATCACACCCAAACACTGCTGCAACATACATCAATGTGGCCATGATGGAGGAAGGTCTGGGAAATGTTCATATTGCCCTCAGATATCTTCATAAGGCTCTGAAGTGCAACCAAAGGTTACTTGGTCCAGATCACATTCAG ACAGCAGCAAGCTACCATGCAATAGCAATTGCACTCTCACTGATGGAAGCATACCCATTAAGTGTGCAGCACGAACAAACAACCTTACAAATTCTCCGAGCAAAGCTTGGTCCAGATGATTTGCGTACTCAG GATGCTGCTGCCTGGCTTGAGTACTTTGAGTCCAAGGCCTTCGAACAGCAAGAAGCTGCACGGAATGGTACTAGGAAGCCTGATGCATCCATTGCTAGCAAAGGTCATCTAAG TGTTTCTGACCTACTGGACTATATTAATCCAAGTCGTGACACAAAGGGGAGAGATTTTATATCAGTAAAGAGGAAAAGCTATATTACAAAG ATAAAGGAAAAAATCGAGCCAGATGCAAATCTATTGATCACCGATGAATCTCCAAAAGAGATACCCAAAGAAATTTCTGATGAAGAGACAACGATTGCCCCTGTTCCTAACCAAGAGAGTAGCTCTACTCAAGCAGAGTTCCAGCAGCCCAGTGTGGAAGAAACTGCAGAGAATAAATCTGCCACAACAAATGAAACATTGTTGGAAACACATGGCGAAGGAGATGATGGATGGCAACCAGTTCAAAGACCGAGATCAGCTGGCTCATATGGGCGACGGCTGAAGCAGCGGCGAGGAATTATTGGCAAGGTTTATCAGAAGAAGATTGTGGATAATAATATGGAGTACCCTCCTGTCAAGAATGCTCACCAGAATAATAGGTATTACCTTTTGAAAAAACGGACACTATCTCATGGAAGTTATGTTGATCACCATGCTGCAAATCCTTCCCATGGTACCAAATTTGGGCGGAGAGTAGTGAAAGCTGTCACATACAGGGTCAAGTCTATCCCTTCAGCTAATAAACCTGCTACAGCAGAGGATTCACAAATTGCTGGCAAAGTTCTCACAACTTCGTCGGAGTCTACTCCAATTTCTGCCTCCAATGATGTTGGTCTAATGAAGAATCTTGTGATCAGTCTTGGGAAGTGCCCTTCATACAAGGAAGTAGCATTGGCACCGCCAGGAACTATTGCCAAGTTTCAGGTCTGGAGTCCACAAAGTGATGTTCCAGATAACCAAGATAATCAGGAAAATGGTGTTGAAAAACATAATGTTCCAGATAACCAAGAGGCAAATGAAGCAACTAATATTTCGCATGTTAGGATTTCAGATTCGCAAGATGCATGTGGAGGCAAGAGTAATAATTCTGCAGAAGGCTCCTCAGATCAAGTGCAAAACGCAACTGACCTTGTTGAGAGTAAAGAAGTGAACTCAATTGATGCAAAGGAAGATGATACTTTGGGTGTGACTCGGGACATATTGGGATCTGAATCTGGTATTCTCGAGGTTGGTGAAGTCATGAAGAATAATATCTTGAGTGATAGcacgtcagatgcaatggattCTGTCCCACAAAATCTCTCCCCTGAGAAGGATTCACCTAAGGAGGAAGGCGTTTCTGATTCTAGCTTGCCTCAAGTAGAGGATTTGAAGGATAAACCATTGGTTGTCAATTCAGGTGAGACTCATGGACTCCCCAATAAGAAGTTGTCAGCTTCTGCTGCTCCATTTAACCCATCACCAGCCATTTCACGTGCTGCCCCAGCTGCTGTGACCATTCCTTTACCGTCTGTCCCAGGTATGGCACCGTGGCCAGTAAACATGGCTCTTCATGGACCTCCTAATGTCTTACCAGGGGTTAGTCCAATGTCCTCCCCTCATCACCCATACCCATCACCTCCAGGAACCCCAAACATGATGCATGCCTTGCCCTTTATGTACCCTCCTTACAGTCAAAGCCAAGCAGGTCCAACTAGTACCTTTCCTGTAACCAGCAGTGCTTTTCATCCCAATCATTTCTCTTGGCGGTGTAATGTGAACCATACTGTATCAGAGTTCATTCCTGGCCCAATGTGGCCTGTGTGCCATGGTATGGAGTTTTCTATCCCGCCACCTGTTACTGAGTCAATTCCTGATTCTAACTTGGAGCCTAAAATGCAATTGGAGAGACTTGACAGCACTAGTCCACCTCCAGTTCTTCCGGTAGATATTGACAATGTAGAAGTTAAGGAAGAAGTGCACCTTCTGGCACCAGAGAAAGCGGATAATGTGAATGAACTTGCTGGGGTTGGCTCAGAAAATGCAAAGGAAAATGGTCATTCAACTCAGTGTAAATTTGAATTTCCTGGCAGCGATTTAAGCCCAAACAAAAGCTTCAAAGAAGATACTAGCAGCATTAATGAAAGGAAGACTGACGGTGATAAAACCTTTAGCATTTTgataagaggaagaagaaacagaAAGCAGACTTTGAGGATGCCAATAAGTTTGCTTAGTAGACCTTATGGCTCGCAGTCCTTTAAGGTTATATATAACAGAGTAGTAAGAGGTAGTGAAAGTCCAAAACCCACAGGGATTTCATCTAGTGAGGATTATACTGCTAGTGCCACATGA